In a genomic window of Wyeomyia smithii strain HCP4-BCI-WySm-NY-G18 chromosome 1, ASM2978416v1, whole genome shotgun sequence:
- the LOC129718642 gene encoding uncharacterized protein LOC129718642 isoform X3, whose amino-acid sequence MKPISNLPRITIFLTVMQMLSVERRSLAFQSYNDFESIVALPTGPTRAFNPTTGDVEPGQPSYFRFSQHRHLRNNVQTNEFYRVSMNATLVPCNKEDSHHRPSTADSADAASSVMFDDALADCQHRIKSKIYIEPSSKDADSRKWEELDDSIGQQYWGHLASDAHKINEMHFHFLLDEVFLPEQGIYAQLNEPFVFNVTLDATYGVYALDKVRTTNCYITEQDVKLPAQTTCNRQERNENGQIPDEINERRRVASNDQHNNNLYYKRSKQDSMGDGDDGGNEDALLSLPKVSGSADSWNSNNRDEQSLHPEINLFQQRHTVHINSNLMAPTAAAATHQRFMPQWRSLLRALRPKMESHQPQQPRVSWEGRSDDDYFYHYDRYPDYPRHHTNPGEFRSIINNNPGRLQVPSDEVFNFREKPSHPLPVAAIRGNNAYRYYQQQQQHFFAGPVFYGHLENIGHHLDTDAGASNEQNVGQPDIKNVDQEADPYLQPNLRSPSFEAKSEYSFDKQEKVSHDTESTMKWKRYTLYRVRKPLIALEYPSTISIVRELSNSAQRNNDAVIVGSTRLTSKCSTFTNQFSHIRLETDGGSKFSNDTTSRHFSKADHLFSNASSNGNRSDGFNPVELIIIDPNRPLTKFLPEPSRVLQEERPDRRAVEQRPSINWVNFHESENRGIGKLDKLQPPLVQQEQQHQHQSPPAAILISNDVSLRDELDFGSIRDDVFTAPSPMAGSSSADELHNSFSIQNRHLICPDLDIAGGKFTVQSVSQFYGSSLARLGECGAGICLQAPIAVSAAYRYTIQLAYSVNQIVLPDPGAPAANGLNIKIVKVVTSFQGPLVQQSSSDPASLLEPVRYGHPQRRYRRPRRKLENFQWRKGHSKLVLELALMNVNPNPGQQHRRELALVNIDINCLLLLSSIVAGDPKRYGYGHRVWLRPQQLQTVRMHFPIDGKAVLTHREQFECQAFASLIAKYSPETSGMQIQPSMLPQTAQVKRKFLIKPGGRCVCSDFFCKCACLLGLATLVAPVTTAADAKAPGAADDGNCRMINVTSGAGNAGHTESFFYGILIIILLLVGVLLALGCAKAFCGCFYESIGKWRYDYLQPTVEYRDSSRCRRFLMNTIFFVVYPCVLCCHYFDRSNILPDESNDRLLQQQGLLAGTSLVQKRMSYSVTSNDEWDHDKMGDGWENSGRQCRADKLWDSRTRTVDSSDDELTRLVWEIQSAEVGGAGSSDGYSNTEDEAKDTSFVLKAMDKSRRSLQTTRLQSPRMEATTVERNRNKRRPI is encoded by the exons ATGAAGCCGATATCAAACCTTCCCCGGATCACAATATTCCTAACCGTTATGCAAATGCTTTCGGTCGAACGACGCTCCTTAGCATTTCAATCATACAATGATTTCGAATCCATCGTCGCATTGCCAACTGGTCCCACGAGAGCGTTCAACCCCACCACCGGAGATGTCGAGCCGGGCCAGCCCAGTTATTTCCGCTTCTCCCAGCATCGACATTTACGGAACAATGTTCAAACGAATGAATTCTATAGAGTCAGTATGAACGCGACGCTTGTGCCATGCAACAAGGAGGACAGCCATCATCGACCTTCGACAGCAGATTCTGCAGATGCAGCATCTTCCGTTATGTTCGATGATGCATTAGCAGATTGTCAGCATAGaattaaatcgaaaatttataTCGAACCGTCATCCAAAGATGCTGATAGTCGTAAATGGGAGGAACTTGATGACTCCATTGGACAACAATATTGGGGGCACCTAGCAAGTGAC GCTCACAAAATAAACGAGATGCATTTCCACTTCCTCTTGGATGAGGTATTTTTGCCGGAACAAGGCATCTATGCCCAACTGAATGAACCTTTTGTTTTCAATGTGACGCTAGATGCGACCTATGGTGTGTACGCACTGGACAAAGTTAGG ACAACGAACTGTTACATCACCGAACAGGATGTCAAGCTTCCGGCTCAGACAACGTGTAATCGACAGGAACGGAATGAG AATGGACAAATTCCTGACGAAATCAACGAACGACGACGGGTTGCATCCAATGATCAACACAATAATAATCTCTACTATAAGAGATCCAAGCAGGATTCGATGGGCGACGGAGACGACGGCGGAAACGAAGATGCTTTACTATCGCTACCGAAAGTTTCCGGAAGCGCTGATTCGTGGAATAGCAATAATCGAGACG AGCAATCACTTCACCCGGAAATCAATTTGTTCCAGCAGCGACACACTGTTCACATTAACTCAAATTTGATGGCACCCACCGCAGCTGCCGCTACTCATCAGCGTTTTATGCCTCAGTGGAGAAGCCTATTACGAGCTCTTCGCCCCAAGATGGAAAGTCATCAACCGCAGCAGCCCAGAGTCTCATGGGAAGGCAGATCCGATGATGACTACTTCTACCATTACGATCGCTATCCCGATTATCCCAGACACCACACAAATCCTGGCGAGTTTCGTTCAATAATCAATAATAACCCCGGCCGGCTTCAGGTGCCATCGGATGAAGTCTTCAATTTCCGAGAAAAACCATCACATCCATTACCGGTAGCGGCAATAAGAGGAAACAATGCGTATCGCTattaccagcagcagcagcagcattttttcgCTGGTCCGGTTTTTTACGGCCATCTGGAAAATATCGGGCATCATCTCGATACGGACGCCGGCGCCAGTAATGAACAGAATGTCGGTCAACCGGACATAAAAAACGTAGACCAAGAGGCTGACCCTTACCTTCAACCAAACTTGAGAAGCCCAAGTTTTGAAGCGAAAAGTGAATATAGCTTTGATAAACAGGAAAAAGTTTCCCATGACACCGAGAGCACGATGAAATGGAAAAG GTACACGCTGTACAGAGTAAGAAAGCCACTTATAGCGTTAGAGTATCCTTCAACCATAAGCATCGTTAGGGAGCTGTCAAATTCAGCCCAGCGGAACAATGATGCGGTCATCGTCGGCTCAACGAG ACTAACCAGCAAATGCAGTACCTTCACGAACCAGTTCAGCCATATCCGACTTGAAACCGATGGTGgatccaaattttcaaatgaCACCACAAGTCGCCATTTTTCGAAGGCCGATCATCTGTTCTCGAATGCCTCGTCAAACGGCAACCGTTCGGACGGATTTAATCCCGTCGAGTTAATAATTATTGATCCAAATAGACCTTTGACGAAATTCCTTCCGGAGCCATCACGTGTTCTACAGGAGGAACGACCCGACCGACGTGCGGTAGAACAAAGACCGTCCATAAATTGGGTTAACTTTCATGAAAGCGAAAACCGTGGGATTGGAAAATTAGATAAGCTGCAGCCGCCGCTAGTCCAACAGGAGCAGCAACATCAGCACCAGAGTCCGCCGGCTGCTATACTGATATCAAACGACGTCAGCTTACGTGATGAATTGGATTTCGGTTCGATACGGGACGACGTATTCACGGCACCATCCCCTATGGCCGGCAGTAGCAGTGCAGATGAACTTCATAATTCATTCAGCATACAGAATCGTCATTTAATTTGTCCGGATTTGGACATCGCTGGTGGAAAATTCACCGTCCAAAGCGTGAGCCAATTTTACGGCAGTTCATTAGCCCGGTTGGGTGAGTGCGGTGCGGGGATCTGTCTACAAGCTCCGATTGCTGTGAGTGCAG CTTACAGGTACACAATACAGTTGGCATATTCTGTGAACCAAATCGTGCTTCCAGATCCGGGTGCACCGGCAGCGAATGGCTTGAACATTAAAATCGTAAAAGTTGTTACCAGCTTCCAAGGACCGCTGGTCCAGCAGTCGAGTAGTGACCCGGCCAGCTTGTTAGAACCAGTCCGCTACGGCCACCCGCAACGTCGTTATCGTCGGCCACGCCGGAAGTTGGAAAACTTTCAATGGCGAAAAGGCCACAGCAAACTGGTCCTGGAGCTGGCACTGATGAACGTGAATCCCAACCCCGGGCAGCAACATCGTCGCGAATTAGCGCTGGTAAATATTGACATAAACTGTTTGTTACTGCTGAGTTCGATCGTTGCCGGGGACCCCAAACGATACGGATATGGACACCGTGTTTGGCTTCGACCGCAGCAACTTCAAACCGTTCGGATGCACTTTCCGATCGATGGCAAAGCGGTTTTGACACACCGGGAGCAGTTCGAGTGCCAAG CATTCGCCAGTCTGATCGCCAAGTACAGCCCCGAAACCAGCGGAATGCAAATTCAGCCATCAATGTTGCCACAAACCGCCCAGGTCAAGCGGAAGTTTTTAATTAAACCTGGAGGCCGGTGTGTGTGCTCGGATTTTTTCTGTAAATGTGCTTGCCTACTCGGGCTTGCAACTTTGGTAGCCCCGGTGACGACCGCTGCTGACGCGAAAGCACCCGGAGCAGCCGACGATGGAAATTGCAGAATGATAAACGTCACCAGTGGTGCAGGAAATGCAGGCCATACAGAATCTTTTTTCTATGGAATTTTGATTATAATTCTACTGCTGGTTGGCGTGCTGCTGGCTTTGG GATGTGCGAAAGCATTTTGTGGATGTTTTTATGAGAGCATTGGAAAATGGCGATACGATTACCTGCAACCGACGGTGGAATATCGGGACTCCTCTCG ATGTCGAAGATTTCTGATGAATACAATTTTCTTTGTGGTTTATCCGTGTGTGCTCTGCTGCCATTACTTCGACAGAAGTAACATCCTTCCGGATGAAAGTAATGATAGGCTGCTGCAGCAGCAAGGATTGCTGGCTGGAACATCACTGGTGCAGAAACGAATGTCATACTCAGTGACTAGCAATGATGAATGGGACCACGACAAAATGGGCGATGGGTGGGAAAACAGTGGTAGGCAGTGCCGAGCAGATAAACTATGGGATAGTAGAACCCGGACGGTCGATTCCAGTGACGACGAACTCACACGGCTGGTGTGGGAAATTCAATCGGCTGAGGTTGGCGGGGCAGGTAGTAGCGATGGCTACAGCAACACCGAAGATGAAGCAAAAGATACATCATTTGTGCTGAAAGCTATGGATAAGAGCCGGAGGTCTTTGCAAAC AACGAGATTGCAATCGCCAAGGATGGAAGCGACGACTGTGGAACGGAACAGGAACAAGAGGCGGCCGATATAA